In a single window of the Bactrocera dorsalis isolate Fly_Bdor chromosome 2, ASM2337382v1, whole genome shotgun sequence genome:
- the LOC105222135 gene encoding uncharacterized protein LOC105222135: MERKLLYAFRGWIAFVAFMDLGTAFRSYIERRSFLGDHTDTQFIEGDYTISRIIGMYCLLKAIALVHCTLYIHYRPVVSMGGCSLALTMVLYASEALYFRSSTLNFYVIFPCVLNSITLIGLIYIPRRLRLWEPSSDMDDENSQLLKQMTGFKRRRTKKQI; the protein is encoded by the exons ATGGAGCGCAAATTGCTATACGCCTTTCGGGGCTGGATAgcatttgttgcttttatgGATTTGGGAACGGCATTTCGTAGTTATATAGAAAGGCGGAGCTTCCTTGGGGATCATACGGATACTCAATTTATCGAAG gCGATTACACAATATCCCGCATAATTGGCATGTATTGTTTGCTTAAAGCGATTGCTTTAGTTCATTGCACGCTCTACATTCACTACAGACC AGTCGTTAGCATGGGTGGCTGCTCATTGGCTTTAACCATGGTTCTTTATGCTTCCGAAGCTTTATACTTTCGTTCGAGTACATTGAACTTTTATGTGATCTTCCCCTGCGTTCTAAATT CAATTACATTAATTGGACTCATTTATATACCTAGGCGTTTACGCTTGTGGGAGCCCAGCTCAGATATGGACGATGAAAACTCGCAATTACTGAAGCAAATGACTGGTTTCAAACGACGCCGCacgaaaaaacaaatataa